A window of the Iodobacter fluviatilis genome harbors these coding sequences:
- the rsxA gene encoding electron transport complex subunit RsxA: protein MDFQHYLLLLLGAVLVNNAVLVRILGLCPFMGVSKKLEASIGMGLATAFVLTLASGTSWMIDQILIFWQLEYLRTLAFIVVIAAIVQFTEMFIHKASPMLYQALGIYLPLITTNCAVLGVPLISSAQKYNFVESLLFGFGSAVGFSLVLILFAAMRERLEGADIPEFFKGTPVAFITAGLMSLAFMGFAGLVR from the coding sequence ATGGATTTTCAACACTACCTGTTGCTGCTGCTGGGGGCGGTGCTGGTTAATAATGCGGTGCTGGTGCGTATTTTGGGCTTATGTCCGTTTATGGGCGTGTCTAAAAAGCTGGAAGCATCGATCGGCATGGGGCTTGCTACGGCCTTTGTGCTGACGCTGGCCTCAGGCACCTCGTGGATGATTGATCAGATACTGATTTTCTGGCAGCTGGAATACCTGCGCACGCTGGCTTTTATTGTGGTGATTGCCGCGATTGTGCAATTTACAGAAATGTTTATTCATAAAGCCAGCCCCATGTTGTACCAGGCGCTGGGGATTTATCTGCCCCTGATCACCACCAATTGCGCGGTATTGGGCGTGCCCTTGATCAGCTCGGCGCAGAAATACAATTTTGTCGAATCGCTCTTATTTGGCTTTGGCTCGGCGGTGGGTTTTAGTCTGGTACTGATTTTGTTTGCCGCCATGCGCGAAAGGCTGGAAGGTGCAGATATCCCCGAATTCTTTAAAGGCACGCCGGTGGCTTTTATTACTGCAGGGCTGATGAGTTTGGCATTTATGGGCTTTGCTGGCCTGGTGCGGTAA
- the rsxB gene encoding electron transport complex subunit RsxB — MSFLLAILLMAVLALVLGAVLGWAAIKFKVDEDPLVDKIDAILPQTQCGQCGFPGCKPYATAIANEEADINCCPPGGEDGIRKLADLLGKEFKPLNAENGVEKPKSVALIDEAVCIGCTLCIQACPVDAIVGAAKHLHTVIAAECTGCELCVAPCPVDCIDIVPLGTTVNNWRWRYPVIPIKVKL; from the coding sequence ATGTCTTTTTTACTGGCCATTTTGTTAATGGCTGTTCTTGCTTTGGTGCTGGGTGCGGTGCTGGGCTGGGCTGCGATCAAGTTCAAGGTTGATGAAGACCCGTTGGTGGATAAGATCGATGCGATCCTGCCGCAAACCCAGTGTGGCCAGTGTGGCTTTCCTGGCTGTAAACCCTATGCCACAGCAATTGCCAATGAAGAAGCCGATATCAACTGCTGCCCGCCAGGGGGGGAAGATGGCATTCGCAAACTGGCCGATTTGCTGGGCAAAGAATTTAAGCCACTTAATGCAGAGAACGGCGTAGAAAAACCTAAATCTGTAGCGTTGATTGATGAAGCCGTGTGTATCGGCTGTACGCTCTGTATTCAGGCGTGCCCGGTGGATGCCATTGTGGGCGCGGCCAAGCATTTGCATACTGTGATTGCGGCTGAATGCACAGGCTGTGAGCTATGCGTTGCCCCTTGTCCGGTGGATTGCATTGATATTGTTCCGCTTGGTACCACGGTAAATAACTGGCGCTGGCGCTATCCTGTCATCCCGATCAAAGTGAAGTTATGA
- the rsxC gene encoding electron transport complex subunit RsxC: protein MSRQIITFHGGVHPPEHKAESSHYPIRTAPLPARLILSLQQSIGSAAKPLVKVGDEVAKGQLIAAADGMISAALHAPTSGRIESVDLYPIAHPSGLSDACIVLIPDGKDQWQDRPLLDWRNAEPNVVRTYLRDMGVVGLGGAVFPSHLKLSSKTSLDTLIINGAECEPYITCDDRLMQERAAEIIAGILMVQSLLNAKQVLIGIEDNKPEAAAALRNAIIASRSKVVAGIDVVQVPTLYPSGGAKQLIKLLCNIEVPSGVRSTDLGVQCFNVATIHSIYCALAHAEPVIRRVVTITGNVERPGNYEALIGTPLQDLLKAAGDKGSTGYIYGGPMMGFELPSLAVGLSKAGNCVIAKTPADFPEKPREMPCIRCSKCATACPAELQPMDLFWFAKSKNFGKAQERNLFDCIECGACAYVCPSNIRLVDYYRFAKSEIWAAEKTKHAADLARERFEFREFRAEREKQEKAERLAAKASQKLAQAVASVDPEEAIRAAKIKAAMAKAAVASEAPARDSTATSEAEQAAQLAAEKKAKIAAAMARAAAKKAEADATVPVVRYEDQPMAPSQTLPASSLDKTDRTKEILDKRREERARIAAMSPEERSEWEAEKQAEIAEAKAAAALRKIESAMPEEVPAPSLDEEKAAKIRASMAKRDAEKARLAAMSPEEKAALAAERQVRIDAAMAAKAAKAAKDE, encoded by the coding sequence ATGAGCAGGCAAATCATCACCTTTCATGGCGGTGTTCACCCGCCCGAGCATAAAGCCGAATCCAGTCATTATCCGATCAGAACTGCACCACTTCCGGCGCGACTGATCTTATCCCTGCAACAAAGCATAGGTAGTGCAGCCAAACCCCTGGTTAAAGTTGGGGACGAGGTGGCAAAAGGCCAGCTGATTGCTGCGGCAGATGGCATGATCTCGGCCGCCTTGCATGCGCCAACTTCCGGGCGCATTGAGTCTGTTGATTTATATCCGATCGCCCATCCTTCGGGCTTAAGCGATGCTTGCATTGTGCTGATCCCGGATGGCAAAGATCAGTGGCAGGACCGCCCGCTGTTGGACTGGCGTAATGCAGAGCCCAATGTAGTGCGTACTTATTTGCGCGATATGGGCGTGGTGGGTTTGGGCGGGGCGGTGTTTCCATCACACCTTAAACTCAGTAGTAAAACCTCGCTGGATACGCTGATTATTAATGGCGCAGAGTGCGAGCCGTATATCACTTGCGACGATAGGCTGATGCAGGAGCGTGCTGCTGAAATCATCGCTGGCATTTTGATGGTGCAGTCATTGCTCAATGCCAAGCAAGTGTTGATCGGCATCGAAGACAATAAACCCGAAGCTGCAGCTGCCCTGCGGAATGCGATTATAGCCAGCCGTAGCAAGGTAGTGGCGGGCATTGATGTGGTGCAAGTGCCCACGCTCTATCCTTCGGGCGGTGCCAAACAACTGATTAAATTGCTGTGCAATATCGAAGTGCCAAGTGGCGTGCGCTCCACCGATTTGGGCGTGCAATGTTTTAACGTGGCCACCATCCACAGCATTTACTGTGCCTTGGCCCATGCCGAGCCGGTGATTCGCCGCGTGGTAACAATTACCGGCAATGTAGAGCGCCCCGGTAATTATGAGGCGCTGATTGGCACACCGCTGCAAGATTTATTAAAAGCAGCGGGAGATAAAGGCAGCACTGGTTATATCTATGGTGGCCCGATGATGGGCTTTGAGCTGCCTTCTTTAGCGGTGGGGCTGAGCAAGGCGGGCAATTGTGTGATCGCCAAAACGCCTGCCGATTTCCCGGAAAAACCGCGTGAAATGCCCTGTATTCGCTGCAGCAAATGCGCGACCGCTTGCCCTGCTGAACTGCAGCCTATGGATTTATTCTGGTTTGCGAAAAGCAAAAATTTTGGCAAAGCGCAGGAGCGTAATCTGTTTGATTGCATCGAATGTGGTGCTTGCGCCTATGTTTGCCCCAGCAATATCCGCCTCGTGGATTACTACCGCTTTGCTAAATCTGAAATCTGGGCCGCTGAAAAAACCAAACATGCCGCCGATTTAGCGCGTGAGCGTTTCGAGTTCAGAGAATTCCGCGCCGAGCGCGAGAAACAAGAAAAAGCCGAGCGCCTAGCTGCCAAAGCTTCGCAAAAGCTGGCACAAGCGGTGGCGTCTGTCGATCCGGAAGAAGCTATCCGTGCGGCCAAAATTAAAGCGGCGATGGCTAAGGCCGCGGTGGCCAGCGAAGCGCCTGCACGTGACAGCACAGCTACATCAGAAGCGGAGCAGGCAGCGCAATTAGCGGCAGAGAAAAAAGCCAAAATTGCTGCAGCCATGGCCAGAGCCGCCGCGAAAAAAGCCGAGGCAGATGCCACTGTACCCGTGGTTCGTTATGAAGATCAGCCCATGGCCCCATCTCAAACGCTACCTGCCAGCAGCCTAGATAAAACCGACCGTACCAAAGAAATTCTGGATAAGCGGCGAGAAGAGCGCGCCCGTATTGCCGCAATGAGCCCGGAAGAGCGCAGCGAGTGGGAGGCGGAAAAACAGGCAGAAATCGCCGAGGCCAAAGCCGCTGCAGCATTAAGAAAAATAGAAAGCGCTATGCCTGAGGAAGTGCCAGCGCCTTCACTTGATGAAGAAAAAGCCGCCAAAATTCGGGCCTCAATGGCCAAAAGAGATGCAGAAAAAGCCCGTCTTGCCGCCATGAGCCCGGAGGAGAAAGCGGCACTGGCCGCAGAGCGCCAAGTGCGTATTGATGCAGCGATGGCGGCCAAAGCAGCTAAGGCGGCTAAAGATGAATGA
- a CDS encoding RnfABCDGE type electron transport complex subunit D, which translates to MNTSPFFIKPTPLQVVMLKVVAALLPGILALTWAFGVGVLVQVTLALGTALLAEAACLKLRNYPIKPFICDGSAAVTAVLLALSMPPLAPWWMVVLAALIAICLAKHLYGGLGQNPFNPAMVGFAVMIVSFPAQMSRWAAPLPLDMPHLDSRAQIITIFSGQLPQAFDAMASATPLDTVKTALLQQHALSDIFQQPIFGAVAGVGSEWAAAGFLLGGLYLLWSKLIPWQIPVGFLGAFTLTAALFYGLDPQYYSPPWFHLFSGAVILGAFFIVSDPVTAPTTPRGRLIFAALAGVLTYMIRVFGAYPDGVAFAVIIMNIATPFIDQYTQPPVFGRKK; encoded by the coding sequence ATGAATACATCGCCGTTTTTTATTAAACCGACGCCTTTGCAAGTCGTCATGCTCAAGGTGGTGGCGGCTTTGTTGCCGGGGATTCTTGCGCTGACTTGGGCATTTGGCGTGGGTGTGCTGGTGCAAGTGACGCTGGCCTTGGGCACGGCACTATTGGCCGAGGCGGCTTGTTTAAAGCTGCGTAACTATCCCATTAAACCTTTTATCTGCGATGGCTCAGCAGCAGTAACCGCCGTTTTGCTGGCGCTCTCTATGCCGCCGCTTGCGCCGTGGTGGATGGTGGTGCTGGCGGCTTTAATTGCCATTTGCCTAGCCAAGCATCTTTATGGCGGGCTGGGGCAGAACCCGTTTAACCCCGCCATGGTGGGCTTTGCGGTGATGATTGTGTCTTTCCCCGCGCAAATGTCGCGCTGGGCAGCACCTTTGCCGCTGGATATGCCACATCTGGACAGCCGAGCTCAGATTATCACTATTTTTAGCGGCCAGCTGCCGCAGGCGTTTGACGCCATGGCCTCTGCCACGCCGCTGGATACGGTTAAAACAGCGCTCCTTCAGCAGCATGCTTTAAGCGATATTTTTCAACAGCCCATTTTTGGCGCTGTAGCAGGGGTCGGTAGCGAATGGGCTGCGGCGGGCTTTTTGCTGGGGGGGCTTTATTTGCTCTGGTCTAAGCTGATCCCGTGGCAAATCCCTGTGGGTTTTCTCGGCGCTTTTACGCTGACTGCCGCGCTGTTTTATGGCCTAGACCCTCAATATTACAGCCCACCGTGGTTTCATCTCTTTAGCGGTGCGGTCATTCTGGGTGCATTTTTTATTGTGAGCGATCCGGTTACCGCGCCAACTACGCCACGCGGCAGGCTTATTTTTGCCGCGCTGGCTGGCGTGCTGACCTATATGATCCGCGTGTTTGGGGCTTATCCAGATGGCGTGGCATTTGCCGTAATCATCATGAATATCGCCACCCCCTTTATCGACCAATACACCCAACCGCCGGTGTTTGGGCGAAAAAAATAA
- the rsxG gene encoding electron transport complex subunit RsxG: MKTMFANGVRGAATLFLFAVVFTALMAGTYQLTRKKVLFNEEKAKVALIAQVLPAKSFDNNLLKDAHALSAADGKALGNDGDSSFYLAKKAGKTVAAVFEATAPDGYAGKIKLLVGVDTEGQVLGVRVVAHKETPGLGDYIDAAKSPWIEQFKGKELNAQNAAAWKVKKDGGGFDYMAGATISPRAVTAAVKRVLEYVASKPQLWNTVN; the protein is encoded by the coding sequence ATGAAAACCATGTTTGCCAATGGGGTGCGTGGTGCGGCGACGCTGTTTTTGTTTGCAGTGGTGTTTACGGCCTTAATGGCAGGCACTTATCAGCTGACGCGCAAGAAAGTCTTGTTTAATGAAGAAAAAGCCAAGGTGGCGTTGATTGCCCAGGTATTGCCTGCCAAAAGCTTTGATAACAATCTGCTGAAAGACGCCCACGCCTTGTCGGCTGCGGACGGTAAAGCCTTGGGTAATGATGGTGACAGTTCTTTTTATCTGGCAAAAAAAGCCGGTAAAACCGTCGCCGCAGTATTTGAAGCCACCGCGCCGGATGGCTATGCAGGCAAAATTAAATTATTGGTGGGTGTAGATACTGAGGGCCAAGTGTTAGGAGTGCGCGTTGTGGCGCATAAAGAAACGCCGGGCTTGGGGGACTATATCGACGCGGCTAAATCACCATGGATTGAGCAATTTAAAGGTAAAGAGCTGAATGCCCAAAATGCAGCAGCGTGGAAAGTTAAAAAAGACGGCGGTGGTTTTGACTATATGGCCGGCGCCACCATCAGCCCGCGAGCGGTGACTGCAGCCGTAAAACGAGTGCTGGAATACGTGGCCAGCAAGCCGCAGCTTTGGAATACGGTGAATTAA
- a CDS encoding electron transport complex subunit E, which yields MSKEIIKNSIWKQNAGLVQVLGMCPVLVVSSNIVNGVSLGLATSLVMLVSGAAIAAIRQFVPNELRSPIFILIIAALVTVVDLMFNAYAHGLYVVLGIFIPLITTNCIVLARAEAFASRNSVWDSALDGFFMGIGLTMVLAVLGGMRELVGKGTLLSGIDLVFGPAAKAWTIYIIPADMHYQFLLAILPPGAFIGLGLLIAGKTAMDKKAEAKAQRARLPVAVATH from the coding sequence GTGAGCAAAGAAATTATCAAAAATAGCATCTGGAAGCAGAACGCGGGTTTGGTGCAGGTTTTAGGTATGTGCCCCGTGTTGGTGGTTTCTAGCAATATTGTAAATGGCGTATCGCTGGGCTTGGCGACGAGCTTGGTGATGCTGGTTTCTGGCGCGGCCATTGCAGCGATCCGGCAATTTGTGCCCAATGAATTACGCAGCCCGATTTTTATTCTGATCATCGCTGCGCTGGTGACTGTGGTTGATTTAATGTTCAACGCTTACGCGCATGGCCTCTATGTGGTGCTGGGGATTTTTATTCCGCTGATTACTACCAACTGCATTGTGCTGGCCCGCGCCGAAGCCTTTGCTTCCCGCAATAGTGTCTGGGATTCGGCGCTTGATGGCTTTTTTATGGGCATTGGCCTGACCATGGTGCTGGCGGTATTGGGCGGAATGCGCGAGTTGGTGGGCAAGGGCACGCTGCTTTCTGGTATCGATTTAGTGTTTGGCCCGGCTGCCAAAGCGTGGACGATTTATATTATCCCCGCCGATATGCATTACCAGTTTCTGCTTGCCATCCTTCCACCTGGCGCATTTATCGGCCTTGGGCTGTTAATTGCAGGCAAAACGGCAATGGATAAAAAAGCCGAAGCGAAAGCGCAACGTGCAAGGCTGCCAGTTGCTGTGGCGACTCACTGA
- a CDS encoding DUF2164 domain-containing protein, with translation MALKISKEAEALLVKSIRRYFDANMDEPIGGLQAAQLLDFFMQEIGPSVYNQAIADAQAYMQDKALDMPGTCFEPEMNFWNKK, from the coding sequence ATGGCATTAAAAATATCCAAAGAAGCTGAAGCATTATTAGTGAAGTCGATTCGCCGTTATTTCGATGCCAATATGGATGAGCCTATTGGTGGCCTGCAGGCGGCGCAGTTACTGGATTTCTTTATGCAGGAAATCGGCCCAAGTGTTTATAACCAGGCCATCGCGGATGCTCAGGCCTATATGCAAGACAAAGCACTGGACATGCCGGGGACGTGCTTTGAGCCGGAAATGAATTTCTGGAATAAGAAATGA
- the nth gene encoding endonuclease III, protein MNKETRRIFYQRLADLDPNPTTELNYSTPFELLTAVLLSAQATDVGVNKATKRLFPVANTPESILALGLEGLESYIATIGLYHSKAKHLLQTCQMLIDLHGSEVPQDRESLEALPGVGRKTANVVMNTAFGIPTIAVDTHIFRVSNRTGLAPGKDVKVVEEKLLKVTPSEFKLNAHHWLILHGRYVCKARKPECWSCVVNDVCDYKSKQITPPPGR, encoded by the coding sequence ATGAATAAAGAAACCCGGCGTATTTTTTATCAGCGCCTTGCCGATTTAGACCCCAATCCCACTACCGAGCTGAACTACAGCACACCATTCGAGCTGCTCACTGCTGTCTTGCTATCGGCTCAGGCTACCGATGTGGGTGTTAACAAAGCGACTAAGCGTTTGTTTCCTGTTGCGAATACACCCGAAAGCATTCTGGCGCTGGGGCTGGAGGGGCTTGAATCCTATATCGCCACCATCGGCCTCTATCACAGCAAGGCCAAGCATCTGCTGCAAACCTGTCAGATGCTGATTGATTTGCATGGCAGCGAAGTACCTCAAGATAGAGAATCACTTGAAGCCCTGCCAGGGGTTGGCCGTAAAACCGCCAATGTGGTGATGAATACGGCGTTTGGCATACCGACCATTGCAGTCGATACGCATATCTTCCGCGTATCCAACCGTACGGGCTTAGCGCCGGGTAAGGATGTAAAAGTGGTTGAAGAAAAGCTGCTTAAAGTTACTCCCAGCGAATTCAAACTCAACGCCCACCACTGGCTGATTTTACACGGCCGCTACGTGTGCAAAGCGCGTAAGCCCGAGTGCTGGAGCTGCGTGGTGAATGATGTGTGCGATTACAAATCCAAACAAATCACTCCGCCACCGGGGCGGTAA
- a CDS encoding nucleotidyltransferase domain-containing protein, which produces MLADLLLGQYRRRVLALLLLHPESAWHVREIARLTQTQAGTLNRELSKLAEVGVLLVNKVGNQKHYRANVDCPVFAELAGLLRKTSGVADVLSGALAALAERIDVALVYGSVARGEERAASDIDVLVLGDVSFAEVVTAFYPLQAELGREINPVVYSIDEFKAKLTQRQAWALDVMKQQKMYLIGNEHDLGKLAGDS; this is translated from the coding sequence ATGCTGGCGGATTTATTACTAGGGCAGTATCGCAGGCGGGTGTTGGCGCTACTGCTGCTGCACCCTGAAAGTGCGTGGCATGTGCGTGAAATTGCACGGCTGACGCAAACGCAGGCGGGAACGCTTAACCGTGAGCTGAGCAAATTGGCCGAAGTGGGCGTATTGCTGGTCAACAAGGTAGGCAATCAAAAACATTATCGGGCGAATGTGGATTGCCCTGTCTTCGCTGAACTGGCGGGCTTGCTGCGCAAAACCTCAGGTGTGGCGGATGTATTGTCGGGCGCATTGGCTGCATTGGCCGAGCGGATTGACGTCGCGCTGGTGTATGGCTCGGTAGCGCGCGGAGAAGAGCGAGCGGCTAGTGATATCGACGTATTGGTGCTGGGCGACGTGAGCTTTGCTGAAGTGGTGACGGCGTTTTACCCATTGCAAGCCGAGCTAGGCCGTGAGATTAATCCGGTGGTGTATTCCATAGATGAATTCAAAGCCAAGCTAACTCAGCGGCAAGCGTGGGCGCTGGATGTGATGAAGCAGCAAAAAATGTATCTAATAGGAAACGAGCATGACCTTGGAAAACTTGCTGGCGATTCATAA
- a CDS encoding DNA-binding protein yields MTLENLLAIHKLIAHQPDRDALQRLLDAAKRNLDDARVTAISDENRFDAAYKAIMQCAMASLWANGYRTATSQPGHHQTAIQVLPKTIGLDMATVIVLDALRKQRNLSDYEGDPIAPSAVAECLTQAEFLFKYVREWLGKNKPELA; encoded by the coding sequence ATGACCTTGGAAAACTTGCTGGCGATTCATAAACTCATCGCTCATCAGCCAGACCGTGATGCGCTGCAACGACTGCTGGATGCGGCGAAGCGCAATCTGGATGATGCACGGGTAACGGCGATTAGCGATGAAAACCGTTTTGATGCGGCGTACAAAGCCATTATGCAATGCGCAATGGCGTCGTTGTGGGCCAATGGCTATCGCACAGCCACCAGCCAGCCCGGTCATCATCAAACGGCGATTCAAGTGTTGCCTAAAACTATCGGCCTCGATATGGCGACGGTTATCGTGCTCGACGCGCTACGAAAACAGCGAAATTTATCTGATTACGAAGGAGACCCGATTGCGCCGAGTGCGGTGGCTGAATGCCTCACGCAGGCTGAATTCCTATTCAAATATGTGCGTGAATGGTTGGGTAAAAATAAGCCTGAATTGGCATAA
- a CDS encoding ABC transporter ATP-binding protein, whose translation MIQISGLTFDYPGHRALNQLNLSVERGSVTALVGANGAGKTTLMRCIAGLETPLSGSIAVAGLDVQEEPRAVHRQMGYLSDFFGLYQDLTVAQCLEYAAASQGLAKEAIAAAIHDTAQRLSLQDRLKQKTSSLSRGLRQRVAIGQAIIHSPQVLLLDEPASGLDPEARNELAILFRQLQTSGMTLLVSSHILAELEAYSSHMLVLKDGKILEHRALSNSPHSSRALQLSLASPNPRLAEILAAHSKVLLSKTQDHHAEFDFSGSSDEQAQLLAELIQAGLAISSFGEQNLQQAYLRTIASKEAK comes from the coding sequence ATGATCCAAATTTCTGGCCTTACCTTTGATTACCCCGGCCATCGGGCGTTGAATCAATTGAATCTGAGTGTAGAGCGTGGCAGCGTGACGGCCTTAGTCGGAGCCAATGGCGCGGGTAAAACCACCCTGATGCGCTGCATCGCCGGCCTTGAAACACCGCTTTCCGGCTCGATTGCTGTGGCGGGCTTAGATGTGCAGGAAGAGCCACGCGCGGTACACCGGCAGATGGGCTATTTATCAGATTTCTTTGGCCTCTACCAAGACCTAACCGTGGCGCAGTGCCTAGAATATGCAGCGGCATCGCAAGGCTTGGCTAAAGAGGCCATTGCAGCCGCAATCCATGACACGGCGCAGCGCTTGTCTTTGCAAGATCGCTTAAAACAAAAAACCAGCAGCTTGTCACGGGGCTTGCGCCAGCGCGTAGCCATCGGGCAGGCCATTATTCATTCTCCGCAAGTATTGCTGCTGGACGAGCCCGCATCGGGCCTCGATCCGGAAGCGCGTAATGAGCTGGCAATCTTATTCAGGCAACTGCAAACCAGCGGCATGACCTTGTTGGTTTCATCGCATATTTTGGCCGAGCTGGAAGCCTATTCCAGCCATATGCTGGTACTGAAAGACGGCAAAATCCTTGAGCATCGCGCGCTATCAAATAGCCCACACAGCAGCAGAGCCTTGCAGCTCAGCCTAGCTAGCCCAAATCCGCGCCTTGCCGAAATATTAGCCGCCCACTCCAAAGTGCTGCTCAGCAAAACTCAGGACCATCATGCCGAATTTGATTTCAGCGGCAGCAGCGATGAGCAAGCCCAATTACTGGCAGAGCTGATCCAAGCAGGCCTTGCCATCAGCAGCTTTGGCGAGCAGAACTTGCAGCAAGCTTATCTGCGCACCATCGCCAGCAAGGAAGCAAAATGA